A genomic stretch from Ficedula albicollis isolate OC2 chromosome 4A, FicAlb1.5, whole genome shotgun sequence includes:
- the YIPF6 gene encoding protein YIPF6 encodes MGTGSELSSAISPVKPLAEQPRRVSVQPPGAVRCGYSGVVRLFVPVQFPGLADVSISQDIPVEGEITVPVGSQSPDDDYSTLDEPVKDTIMRDLKAVGKKFVHVMYPRKSSALLRDWDLWGPLVLCVSLALMLQGGSADSKDDGGPQFAEVFVIIWFGAVVITLNSKLLGGTISFFQSLCVLGYCVMPLTVAMLVCRLVLLAGDGTVSFIIRLIVVGAMFAWSTLASTAFLADSQPPNRKALVVYPIFLFYFVISWMILTFTPQ; translated from the exons atggggacgggCTCAG AGCTCTCCTCGGCCATCAGCCCGGTTAAACCGCTCGCTGAGCAGCCTCGGCGTGTGTCCGTGCAGCCCCCCGGGGCTGTTCGCTGCGGGTACTCGGGGGTGGTGCGGCT GTTTGTACCCGTTCAGTTCCCAGGTCTGGCAGATGTGTCGATATCCCAGGATATTCCAGTGGAAGGGGAGAtcactgtccctgtgggatCTCAGTCTCCTGATGATGATTACTCCACACTGGATGAGCCAGTCAAGGACACAATT ATGAGGGACCTGAAGGCTGTTGGGAAGAAGTTTGTCCATGTCATGTATCCCAGGAAGAGCAGCGCGCTCCTCAGGGACT gggaTCTATGGGGCCCGTTGGTGCTGTGTGTCTCCCTGGCTCT gatgctgcagggtggctctgcagacagcaaggATGACGGAGGGCCCCAGTTTGCCGAGGTCTTTGTCATCATCTGGTTTGGGGCCGTTGTCATCACACTCAACTCGAAGCTTCTGGGAGGAACCAT CTCCTTCTTCCAgagcctgtgtgtgctggggtACTGCGTGATGCCGCTGACCGTGGCCATGCTGGTgtgcaggctggtgctgctggcgGGCGATGGCACCGTCAGCTTCATCATCCGCCTCATCGTGGTGGGGGCCATGTTCGCCTGGTCCACCTTGG CATCCACGGCGTTCCTGGCGGACAGCCAGCCCCCCAACCGCAAGGCACTCGTCGTGTACCCCATCTTCCTCTTCTACTTCGTCATCAGCTGGATGATCCTGACCTTCACCCCCCAGTGA